The following coding sequences are from one Bradyrhizobium sp. WSM471 window:
- a CDS encoding methyl-accepting chemotaxis protein, with amino-acid sequence MLATISIRAKIISVVAFLLVAMAGMGLLAVMKMRSMNANTVDITTNWMPSVRVLGDLRAGVITYRNVIREHMLSETLDEKLAMEKTLATVIEANTKFRKTYEDMITSPEERALYGEWSKLWEEYKKGTQEVMALSRKDANKVPHEAHELNTKTVNKIGLQADEVLRKDIELNTKGGDQAAQDAADSYNHAFMLVAIILGAAVLVGSGVGFYLVQDVSNGINSITEPMQALGKGELSAEVPHRGEKTEIGAMADVLQIFKEALIAKKAADEAAAADAEAKIERGRRVDNITREFETMIGEIVQTVSSASTQLEASASTLTSTADRSQRLATTVAGASEEASTNVQSVASATEEMASSVSEISRQVQESARMAGDAVGQARSTTERVSELSKAASRIGDVVELINTIAGQTNLLALNATIEAARAGEAGRGFAVVASEVKALAEQTAKATGEIGQQISGIQAATNDSVGAIKEISSTIERLSEISSAIAAAVEEQGAATQEIARNVQQAAQGTQQVSSNITDVQRGATETGTASSQVLSAAQMLSNDSGRLKTEVSKFLTNVRAA; translated from the coding sequence ATGCTCGCCACCATTTCCATCCGCGCCAAGATCATCAGTGTCGTGGCGTTCCTGCTGGTCGCGATGGCCGGCATGGGCCTGCTCGCCGTCATGAAGATGCGGTCGATGAATGCCAACACCGTCGACATCACCACGAACTGGATGCCCAGCGTGCGCGTGCTCGGCGACTTGCGTGCCGGCGTGATCACTTACCGCAACGTCATCCGGGAGCATATGCTGTCGGAAACGCTGGACGAGAAGCTCGCGATGGAAAAGACGCTCGCGACGGTGATCGAGGCCAACACCAAGTTTCGCAAAACTTACGAGGACATGATTACCTCGCCTGAAGAACGGGCACTCTACGGTGAATGGTCGAAGCTCTGGGAGGAGTACAAGAAGGGCACCCAGGAGGTCATGGCGCTGTCGCGCAAGGACGCCAACAAGGTCCCGCACGAAGCGCATGAACTGAACACGAAGACGGTCAACAAGATCGGGCTTCAGGCCGACGAGGTCCTGAGGAAGGACATCGAGCTGAACACCAAGGGTGGAGACCAGGCAGCTCAGGACGCTGCAGATAGCTACAATCATGCCTTCATGCTGGTCGCGATCATTCTCGGCGCCGCCGTCCTCGTCGGCTCCGGCGTTGGCTTCTACCTGGTCCAGGACGTCTCGAACGGCATCAACTCGATTACCGAGCCGATGCAGGCGCTGGGCAAGGGCGAGCTTTCTGCCGAGGTTCCGCATCGCGGTGAGAAGACCGAGATCGGCGCCATGGCCGACGTGCTCCAGATCTTCAAGGAAGCGCTGATCGCCAAGAAGGCCGCCGACGAAGCTGCCGCCGCCGATGCCGAAGCCAAGATCGAGCGCGGCCGCCGCGTCGACAACATCACCCGCGAATTCGAAACCATGATCGGCGAGATCGTGCAGACCGTGTCGTCGGCCTCGACCCAGCTGGAGGCCTCGGCCTCGACGCTGACCTCGACCGCCGACCGCTCGCAGCGGCTGGCGACCACGGTTGCCGGTGCTTCGGAGGAAGCCTCGACCAACGTGCAGTCGGTGGCCTCGGCGACCGAGGAGATGGCTTCGTCGGTGAGCGAGATCAGCCGCCAGGTGCAGGAATCGGCGCGGATGGCGGGCGATGCCGTCGGCCAGGCGCGCTCCACCACCGAGCGCGTCAGCGAACTCTCGAAGGCCGCCTCGCGCATCGGCGACGTCGTCGAGCTCATCAACACCATTGCCGGCCAGACCAATTTGTTGGCGCTGAACGCGACCATCGAAGCCGCACGCGCCGGCGAAGCCGGCCGCGGCTTTGCGGTCGTCGCGTCCGAGGTGAAGGCGCTCGCCGAGCAGACCGCGAAGGCGACCGGCGAGATCGGCCAGCAGATCTCCGGCATCCAGGCGGCGACCAACGACTCGGTCGGCGCCATCAAGGAGATCTCGTCGACCATCGAGCGCCTGTCGGAGATCTCGTCGGCGATCGCGGCGGCCGTGGAAGAGCAGGGCGCGGCAACCCAGGAGATCGCCCGCAATGTCCAGCAGGCGGCGCAGGGCACCCAGCAGGTCTCATCCAACATCACCGACGTGCAGCGCGGCGCAACCGAGACCGGCACGGCCTCCTCGCAGGTGCTGTCGGCGGCACAGATGCTGTCCAACGACTCGGGCCGGCTCAAGACCGAGGTCAGCAAGTTCCTGACCAACGTTCGCGCGGCGTAG
- a CDS encoding methyl-accepting chemotaxis protein: protein MRKNLPVTEIEYPVSDETLIVSKTDLKGKLTYFNDDFLAAAGFTSAELMGQPHNIVRHPDMPPEAFDNLWDTLKAGKPWLGAVKNRRKNGDFYWVLATASPIRANGQVTGYTSIRTKLPADQRKLAEEVYAAIREKKPHGYRVDAGIIRRRSLLDHFAIFTRTLKARLVTTMALQLLFVLALGIGGALSTGGTISLSLALLAVAGAAVLGFAGLTTMRAIQGPMQQLNDTLVNLVQDKLDNRILIHRDDEIGEALRNLQTVQTIIRFSRDEVQAVQRRAEGQRKADMTKLADGFEAAVGEIVETVSSAATELEASATTLTSTAGRAQELATVVASASEEASTNVHSVASAAEEMSSSVREISRQVQESARIAGEAVSQAQSTTERVSELSRAASRIGDVVELINAIAGQTNLLALNATIEAARAGEAGRGFAVVASEVKALAEQTAKATGEIGQQIGGIQTATQESVGAIGQISGTIARLSEISSAIAAAVEQQGAATQEIARNVQQAAQGTQQVSSNVGEVQHGASETGSASSQVLSAAQMLSRDSSRLKLEVGKFLDSVRAA, encoded by the coding sequence ATGCGCAAGAATCTTCCCGTCACAGAAATCGAATATCCCGTCAGCGATGAGACCCTCATCGTTTCGAAGACGGACCTGAAGGGCAAGCTCACCTACTTCAACGACGACTTCCTAGCGGCCGCGGGCTTCACATCCGCGGAGCTCATGGGCCAGCCGCACAACATCGTCCGCCACCCCGACATGCCGCCGGAGGCGTTCGATAATCTCTGGGACACGCTGAAGGCCGGCAAGCCGTGGCTCGGCGCGGTGAAGAACCGCCGCAAGAACGGCGATTTCTACTGGGTGCTGGCGACGGCATCGCCCATTCGCGCGAACGGCCAGGTCACAGGCTATACCTCGATCCGCACCAAGTTGCCGGCCGACCAGCGCAAGCTGGCCGAAGAGGTCTACGCGGCGATCCGCGAAAAGAAGCCGCATGGTTATCGCGTCGACGCCGGCATCATCCGCCGCCGCTCGCTGCTCGACCATTTTGCGATCTTCACCAGGACGCTGAAGGCGCGCCTGGTCACCACGATGGCGCTGCAGCTGCTGTTCGTGCTCGCGCTTGGCATCGGCGGCGCGCTCTCGACTGGCGGTACGATCAGCCTGAGCCTGGCGCTTCTGGCCGTCGCCGGCGCTGCCGTCCTCGGCTTCGCCGGCCTCACGACCATGCGCGCGATCCAGGGTCCGATGCAGCAGCTCAACGATACCTTGGTCAATCTCGTTCAGGACAAGCTGGACAACCGCATCCTGATCCATCGCGACGACGAGATCGGCGAAGCGCTGCGCAACCTCCAGACTGTGCAGACCATCATCCGCTTCAGCCGCGACGAGGTGCAGGCGGTACAGCGCCGTGCCGAGGGACAGCGCAAGGCCGACATGACAAAGCTTGCCGACGGCTTCGAGGCCGCGGTCGGCGAAATCGTCGAGACCGTGTCCTCGGCGGCGACCGAACTCGAGGCGTCGGCTACGACGCTGACCTCGACCGCCGGTCGGGCGCAGGAATTGGCGACGGTGGTCGCGTCCGCCTCGGAAGAAGCCTCCACCAACGTCCATTCAGTGGCGTCGGCGGCCGAAGAGATGTCCTCCTCGGTGCGTGAGATCAGCCGGCAGGTGCAGGAATCCGCCCGCATCGCCGGGGAGGCCGTCAGCCAGGCGCAATCCACCACCGAGCGGGTCAGCGAATTGTCGCGGGCGGCGTCGCGGATCGGCGACGTCGTCGAGCTCATCAACGCTATCGCCGGGCAGACCAATCTGCTGGCGCTCAATGCGACGATCGAGGCGGCTCGTGCCGGCGAGGCCGGCCGCGGCTTCGCGGTGGTTGCCTCGGAGGTGAAGGCGCTCGCTGAGCAGACGGCCAAGGCCACCGGCGAAATCGGCCAGCAGATCGGCGGCATCCAGACGGCGACGCAGGAATCGGTTGGTGCCATCGGCCAGATCAGCGGCACGATCGCCCGCCTGTCGGAGATCTCCTCGGCGATCGCGGCGGCGGTGGAGCAGCAGGGCGCGGCGACCCAGGAGATTGCCCGCAACGTGCAGCAGGCGGCCCAAGGCACCCAGCAGGTGTCGTCCAATGTCGGCGAGGTTCAGCACGGTGCTTCCGAAACCGGCTCGGCGTCCTCGCAAGTGTTGTCGGCGGCGCAGATGCTGTCGCGCGACTCGAGCCGCCTCAAGCTCGAAGTCGGCAAGTTCCTGGACTCGGTCCGCGCCGCATGA